The stretch of DNA CCAAGAGAGCAGATCAGTTGAGACAGTTGCCGCAATGTCGCCTCGTTCTATCTGCTCGGTGAGCGGCATTTCCCCGTTGATGTCTCGTTCTATCTGCTCGGTCAGCGGGTTTTCGGCGGGTCGGGCCTGGTGCGACAGTTGCGTGTGCCGCAGTTGCGGCTAGCGGTAGCGACGCCGACCGCATCCGAGCGATCACATCCGGCTTCGTCGCCTTCATCCGCCGCCACACTCCCAGCTACGCCGCTCTGGTCCGCGGCGCCGCCGGTGGCGACGAGCGCATCGCCGCCGCGGCTCAGCACACGCGCGCCGAACTGGCCGACCGCGTCCTCAAGGCCGCCGGAGTCACGGCTCCGTCCTGGTGGCAGACGCTGCGGGTGCGCGGCTGGATGGCCATGGCCGAAGAGATGGCGATCGAGAGCGCCGAGACAGGGCCCTCCACCGCCGACCTCGTGGACTACCTCCTCGACCAACTCGGCGGCGTACTCAGGACGTCCAGCAGTTGACGAACCGCCGCGCGAGCGCCGCGGCGGAAAGCCCGGAGCCATGTGCCGGGAGCCTGGGCCTGCGCCCGTCACAGCTCGGACCGCGCGCCAACAGACCGGGCCAGGCCTTACAGCGAAAGCAGCGACACCGACGGCGCCACGCCGCCGGGAAGTCCTCGGGCGCCGCAACAGCATGACCACGCTCTGCGCGAAGGCATGCCATCAACGAGAGCACCGACGTGCAGAATCGGAGAGCCCTAACAGCGGTCTAGGTCCCGGGCGCTTCCCCGGCGGTCCCCGGTCCTGGCGCCCGGCTGGGCCGACGGTGGTGGCGGGGCGGTGACGGCGGCGATCATGGCGACGTGGCCGGCCGGGTTGTCCGTGAACGGGGTCAGGCTGCGTTATGCCCTATTGCTTGGACCGACTGAGATCAAGCCGCAACTGTTGCATGATGCGTTCGGCGTTGTCGGTGCAGGACAGATCTTCGGGCTTGCTCTCAATGTCGGCGATAACTCTGCGGAGCCGACGCTGGGCTCGGGTGAGGCGTTGTTGGAGATCCTCCATCGCGGCGGCCTTTCCGTGGAGGGCCGCGAGGAGTCCGGGGCGGTCCCAGTCGCGGTCAGGGGCGGAGGTGGGCAGAAGTGACCGGATCTCGGACAGCGTGAATCCGGCAGCCCGGGCGTGGTTGATGATCTCCAGTGTATGCAGGGCGTCGTCGCCGTAACGCCGGTACCCGGCCTCGGTGCGATCGCGAGGCGCGATCAGTCCCACTGTCTCGTAGAACCGGATACGCGAGGTCGCGATTCCGCTGGCCTTCGCAAGCTCGCCGATCCTCATCTGATCTCCTGTGTCCCGCTCGCTCTTGACCTTCAACCATAGTTCGACCTGTCCTCAGCCCGAATGGGAGGCGACGACCTGGCTGATCAGATGCAGTCATAGCCGGCCACCGATGTCGGACGCGCCCACCTGGAGGCGATCGGCGGACGGAGCGTGCGCGGAGTAGATGCCCGGCGGTAACGACAACGCGGTTGGCCTCGCGAGCTTCGGGCACGACGACGCCGCGCCGAGTTCTTCGCAGCGTTCTGGCGCCCGTGCCGGACCTGGTGCTGGATATCCGCTCGATCACTCAACGCGATGGCACCGTTCGCTCGCGTGGTCCGGGCCGTCGTCGGCTCGCACCTCGACTTGACTTTCAACCATAGTTGAAGGTTTAAGGTCGAGCCGACCAGCGCGAGGAGCCAACACCGATCCACCAGGAGAACCCAGCTATGAGTCAGCCGACACATCAGGAAGAACCACCGCCCGGTGACGGCCAGCCGACGACGTTCCTCGCCGAAGTACGAGACTCGATCGCACCGCGAACAGTGGGCCTCGTCGTCGGAGTGCTGCTGCTTCAGCTGGGTTTCATCCTGAGCTACGTCGGGGCCTTCCACGCTCCCAAGCCGCATCACATCTCGATCGCGATCGTGGCTCCCGCGCAAGACTCCGCGACGCTGGTCCGCGAGATCAATGCGATCCCGTCTGGGCCGCTGCGAGCCAGGCCGGCGAGCGACGAACGCGCGGCCCGCAGCCGGGTTAGCCACGGCACTATCAGCGCCGCCCTCATTGTCAATGCGACCGGTTCGACCGACACCCTTCTGGTCGCGTCCGGCGGGGGGGTGTCCGTCGTCACCGCCGTCGAACAGGTCACCACCCAGATTGAGGGCACCGAGCATCGCACCGTGAACGTCGTCGACCTCGTACCACTGCAACGCGGCGACGCCCGTGGTCTCGCCGGCTTCTATCTGGTCGTCGGCTGGATCGTCGGCGGCTACCTCGTCGCCGCCGTGCTCGGCATCGCCCGAGGAGCCCGCCCCGCGAATCCCCGCCGCGCAGTCATCCGGCTGCTCTCAGTCGTTCCGTACGCTATGGCCTCCGGTCTGGGCGGTGCGCTCGTCGTCGACCAGATCCTCGGCGCGCTCACCGGCCACTACCTGGCGCTGGCCGCCGTCGGCACCTTGCTGGTCTTCGGCGCGGCCGCGGT from bacterium encodes:
- a CDS encoding MerR family transcriptional regulator, encoding MRIGELAKASGIATSRIRFYETVGLIAPRDRTEAGYRRYGDDALHTLEIINHARAAGFTLSEIRSLLPTSAPDRDWDRPGLLAALHGKAAAMEDLQQRLTRAQRRLRRVIADIESKPEDLSCTDNAERIMQQLRLDLSRSKQ
- a CDS encoding ABC transporter permease; amino-acid sequence: MSQPTHQEEPPPGDGQPTTFLAEVRDSIAPRTVGLVVGVLLLQLGFILSYVGAFHAPKPHHISIAIVAPAQDSATLVREINAIPSGPLRARPASDERAARSRVSHGTISAALIVNATGSTDTLLVASGGGVSVVTAVEQVTTQIEGTEHRTVNVVDLVPLQRGDARGLAGFYLVVGWIVGGYLVAAVLGIARGARPANPRRAVIRLLSVVPYAMASGLGGALVVDQILGALTGHYLALAAVGTLLVFGAAAVTMAFQVLLGVLGIGMTLLVFVVLGNPSAGGAYQPALLPPFWRAISTALPNGAGTDSVRRIVYFGSRGITEHLIVLTTYVVAGVLVTLGASLLRAKRESRPTPSVGAPARPTIGEIS